One window of the Chitinophaga niabensis genome contains the following:
- a CDS encoding RagB/SusD family nutrient uptake outer membrane protein: MKQYQKYILMLLCVTATMLGACKKGFLDVTPPDKLSSDLFWKTEADADLALSGLYNYLYQSGGGYATSMYEIFAWDNFSDDSYGQYNYGGGQTALSSGITPQSGDFVYNYYANSYKAIAAANSFIVNVDKVLTGDKLTRYKAEAHFIRAFNYFWLAQLYGNTIITKEDPFTIDFSATRAKSDKADVLKLVEEDLDVAIAGLPDVTYGDGHATKSTAQAYKVRALLFQKKYGPAATLAKEIMSGNKYSLYANYAGNFYKPDQNSSKEIMFSVKYQRPNVLHQDVAVAVQLQRWKGELGTQNLIDEYEAADGKDTASSAVYVKGKPFENRDPRMRMTFFFPGDTKAQGWPFTGVLSVATPGKDSWIVGYYAVKKWLDPSLVDPDYGTIDDNDFVLLRYADVLLMFAEAQNELAGPDADVYAAIKLVRNRVNMPDLPAGLTKDEMRNRIRHERRVEFALEGLRYFDLRRWGIAREKLNGFVQNPLTPTIKTKYEAHYDLWPLPQTEIDRNAPVLIQNPSY, from the coding sequence ATGAAACAGTATCAGAAATATATCTTAATGCTCCTGTGTGTTACTGCCACCATGCTGGGTGCCTGTAAAAAAGGATTCCTGGATGTAACACCGCCAGACAAATTATCTTCTGACCTTTTCTGGAAAACAGAAGCAGATGCAGACCTTGCCTTAAGTGGTTTGTACAATTACCTCTATCAGAGTGGTGGTGGCTATGCCACATCCATGTATGAAATATTTGCATGGGATAACTTCAGTGATGATTCTTACGGGCAGTATAACTATGGCGGCGGGCAAACCGCACTTTCTTCGGGGATCACGCCACAATCCGGCGATTTCGTTTATAATTACTACGCCAATTCTTATAAAGCAATTGCAGCCGCTAATTCATTTATTGTAAATGTTGATAAGGTGCTGACCGGCGACAAACTAACCAGGTATAAAGCAGAAGCCCATTTCATCAGGGCTTTCAATTATTTCTGGCTGGCACAGCTTTACGGCAATACCATCATCACCAAAGAAGATCCTTTCACAATAGATTTCTCCGCCACCAGGGCCAAGTCTGATAAGGCAGATGTGTTGAAACTGGTGGAAGAAGACCTGGATGTGGCTATTGCAGGTTTACCGGATGTAACTTATGGAGATGGCCATGCTACAAAAAGCACTGCACAGGCATATAAAGTAAGGGCCTTGCTCTTTCAGAAAAAATACGGGCCTGCTGCCACGCTGGCTAAAGAGATCATGTCAGGTAATAAGTACAGCCTGTATGCTAATTATGCAGGTAACTTTTATAAACCTGATCAAAACAGCAGCAAGGAGATCATGTTCTCCGTAAAATACCAACGCCCGAATGTTTTACACCAGGATGTGGCAGTGGCAGTACAACTGCAACGCTGGAAAGGAGAACTGGGTACACAGAACCTGATTGATGAATATGAAGCTGCAGATGGAAAGGACACGGCTTCTTCTGCAGTATACGTAAAAGGGAAACCATTTGAAAACAGGGATCCCAGGATGCGGATGACCTTTTTCTTTCCGGGAGATACAAAGGCACAGGGTTGGCCTTTTACAGGGGTTTTGTCTGTTGCCACACCGGGTAAAGACAGTTGGATAGTTGGTTATTATGCCGTGAAAAAATGGCTGGACCCTTCCCTGGTAGATCCGGATTATGGCACCATCGATGATAATGATTTTGTATTACTGCGTTATGCGGATGTATTGCTCATGTTTGCGGAAGCACAAAATGAATTGGCTGGTCCGGATGCAGATGTATATGCTGCTATAAAGCTGGTGAGGAACAGGGTTAATATGCCGGATCTTCCTGCAGGCTTAACAAAGGACGAGATGCGCAACCGTATCAGGCATGAAAGAAGGGTAGAGTTTGCATTGGAAGGATTGCGTTATTTTGATCTGAGAAGATGGGGTATAGCCCGTGAGAAATTGAATGGTTTTGTACAGAATCCCCTGACACCAACGATCAAAACAAAATACGAAGCCCATTATGATCTGTGGCCGCTTCCACAAACGGAAATAGACCGCAATGCGCCGGTACTGATCCAGAATCCGAGTTACTGA
- the kdsA gene encoding 3-deoxy-8-phosphooctulonate synthase gives MKTLKALFKEQYNPENFFLIAGPCVIEDEDLVMGIAEKVSAICKRLNIPYVFKASYRKANRTSINSFTGIGDVEGLDLLQKVGQTFNLPVTSDIHSAAEAAMAAAYVDVLQIPAFLCRQTDILLAAADTGKFVNVKKGQFASGEAMKFAVEKIEQAGNKHVMLTERGTTFGYQDLVVDYRNIPIMKELGVPVIMDCTHSLQQPNQTSGVTGGNPKMIGTIAKAAIATGANGLFIETHPEPAKAKSDGANVLRLDLLEPLLEELVRIREAVYVKA, from the coding sequence ATGAAAACGTTAAAAGCACTATTTAAAGAACAATACAATCCTGAAAACTTCTTTCTTATTGCTGGTCCCTGTGTGATCGAAGACGAAGACCTGGTGATGGGCATCGCTGAAAAAGTATCTGCTATCTGCAAAAGGCTGAATATTCCTTACGTGTTTAAAGCATCTTACCGTAAAGCCAACAGAACAAGTATCAATTCCTTTACCGGTATTGGTGATGTGGAGGGGCTGGACCTTTTGCAGAAAGTAGGACAAACCTTTAACCTCCCTGTTACTTCAGATATTCACTCCGCTGCAGAAGCTGCTATGGCTGCTGCTTATGTGGATGTATTACAGATCCCTGCCTTCCTTTGCCGCCAGACGGATATTTTACTGGCTGCTGCGGATACCGGCAAGTTTGTGAATGTGAAGAAAGGGCAGTTCGCCAGTGGGGAAGCCATGAAGTTTGCGGTAGAGAAGATTGAGCAGGCAGGTAATAAACATGTGATGCTTACAGAAAGGGGCACTACTTTCGGGTACCAGGATCTTGTGGTGGATTATCGTAATATTCCCATCATGAAAGAACTGGGCGTTCCGGTGATCATGGATTGCACACACTCATTGCAGCAACCTAACCAAACATCCGGTGTTACCGGCGGTAATCCCAAAATGATCGGCACTATTGCCAAAGCGGCAATTGCTACCGGTGCAAATGGTTTGTTCATTGAAACACATCCTGAGCCGGCAAAAGCTAAATCAGACGGTGCCAATGTACTCCGGCTTGATCTGCTGGAACCATTGCTGGAAGAGCTGGTCCGGATCAGGGAAGCGGTGTATGTGAAAGCGTAG
- a CDS encoding NAD-dependent epimerase/dehydratase family protein: protein MKKDKILVIGACGQIGVELTLALRKMYGDNNVVASDLREEHDLLKGTGPYVSLDVMNKEMLHVLVIRHNITQVYLLAAILSATGEKNPLLAWHINMQSLLNVLDIAKEEGLDKIYWPSSIAVFGPNSPKEDTPQHTIIEPTTIYGISKFAGERWCEYYNHRYGIDVRSLRYPGLISYKSAPGGGTTDYAVEIYHEALEEGSYKCFLSEDTYLPMMYMPDAIRATIELMEADSAKIKVRSAYNLSGMSFSPKEIAAAIKQHIPAFSISYEPDYRQQIANGWPQSIDDGLAGQDWGWKPEFNLEKMTEDMLRNLRQQKGIK from the coding sequence ATGAAGAAAGATAAGATACTGGTAATTGGCGCATGCGGCCAGATCGGCGTGGAATTAACGCTGGCCCTGCGCAAAATGTATGGCGATAATAACGTAGTGGCATCCGACCTCCGCGAAGAGCACGACCTGCTGAAAGGTACCGGCCCTTATGTGTCGCTGGACGTGATGAACAAAGAAATGCTGCATGTACTGGTTATCCGTCACAACATTACCCAGGTCTATCTGCTGGCTGCCATCCTTTCCGCTACCGGGGAAAAGAACCCCCTGCTGGCCTGGCACATCAATATGCAAAGCCTGCTCAACGTGCTGGACATTGCCAAGGAAGAGGGGCTGGACAAGATCTACTGGCCCAGTTCCATCGCCGTATTCGGCCCCAATTCACCTAAAGAAGATACACCACAGCATACCATCATTGAGCCGACCACCATTTACGGTATCAGTAAGTTTGCCGGCGAGCGCTGGTGCGAATATTACAACCACCGCTATGGTATAGACGTACGCAGCCTGCGTTATCCCGGCCTGATCAGCTATAAATCTGCCCCGGGTGGCGGTACTACGGATTATGCTGTAGAGATCTACCACGAAGCCCTGGAAGAAGGCAGCTACAAATGTTTCCTTTCAGAAGATACCTATCTGCCGATGATGTATATGCCGGATGCCATCCGTGCCACAATTGAACTGATGGAGGCCGATAGTGCAAAGATCAAGGTACGTTCTGCATATAACCTGTCTGGCATGAGCTTCTCCCCTAAAGAGATCGCCGCTGCCATCAAACAACATATTCCGGCTTTCAGTATCAGCTACGAACCCGACTACCGCCAGCAGATTGCCAACGGCTGGCCCCAAAGTATCGATGACGGCCTGGCCGGACAGGATTGGGGCTGGAAACCGGAGTTCAACCTCGAAAAGATGACCGAGGATATGCTCAGGAACCTCAGACAGCAGAAAGGAATAAAATAA
- a CDS encoding aconitate hydratase: MVFDIDMIKKLYAALPGKVEATRKMLGRPLTLAEKILYAHLYAPTTTPFERGKSYVEFAPDRVAMQDATAQMALLQFMTCGRASVAVPSTVHCDHLIQAKTGAVADLATAIDTNKEVYDFLASISDKYGIGFWKPGAGIIHQVVLENYAFPGGLMIGTDSHTPNAGGLGMLAIGVGGADAVDVMAGLAWELKMPKLIGVKLTGKLSGWASPKDVILRVAGILTVKGGTGCIVEYFGEGADSMSATGKGTICNMGAEIGATCSVFAYDTKMSDYLKGTSRKEVAELADGVREHLRPDEAVYNDPAKFYDQVIEINLDELEPYVNGPFTPDLAWPISKFAQAVKENNWPEKLEVALIGSCTNSSYEDISRSASLAKQAIDKDLPVHSEFTITPGSELVRFTIERDGLLKTFADFGGVVLANACGPCIGQWARHIDDPTRKNSIITSFNRNFAKRNDGLASTHAFVASPEIVTALAIAGDLTFNPLTDTLKNRKGEDVKLDEPAGFELPPRGFDVEDAGYQAPAEDGSGVQVIVSPTSDRLQLLAPFTAWEGTDLKGLKLLIKAKGKCTTDHISMAGPWLKFRGHLDNISNNMLIGAVNGFNDKTDTVKNQLTGEYGAVPATARAYKAAGIGSIVVGDENYGEGSSREHAAMEPRHLGVRAILVKSFARIHETNLKKQGMLGLTFNDKDDYEKIQEDDSIDIVGLTEFTPGKPLTVVLNHKDGSKDEIVVNHTYNEQQIEWFKAGGALNVIRAQFAAAAKK, translated from the coding sequence ATGGTGTTTGATATTGACATGATTAAAAAATTGTATGCGGCACTACCGGGTAAAGTGGAAGCTACCCGTAAGATGTTAGGTCGCCCGCTTACATTGGCTGAGAAGATCCTTTATGCCCACCTGTACGCGCCAACCACTACCCCTTTTGAAAGAGGTAAATCTTATGTGGAATTTGCGCCGGACCGTGTTGCCATGCAGGATGCTACTGCCCAGATGGCTTTGCTGCAGTTCATGACCTGTGGCCGTGCATCGGTTGCCGTACCTTCCACGGTACACTGTGATCACCTGATCCAGGCTAAAACCGGTGCAGTAGCGGATCTGGCTACTGCTATAGACACCAATAAAGAAGTTTACGATTTCCTTGCCTCTATTTCTGATAAATACGGTATCGGTTTCTGGAAACCGGGTGCTGGTATCATTCACCAGGTTGTACTGGAGAATTATGCCTTCCCTGGTGGTCTGATGATCGGTACGGACTCTCATACCCCCAATGCTGGCGGTCTGGGCATGCTGGCCATCGGTGTTGGTGGTGCAGATGCTGTAGACGTAATGGCAGGCCTCGCCTGGGAACTGAAAATGCCTAAACTGATCGGTGTGAAACTGACAGGTAAGCTGAGCGGCTGGGCTTCTCCTAAAGACGTGATCCTGCGTGTGGCTGGTATCCTTACCGTAAAAGGTGGTACAGGCTGCATCGTGGAGTACTTTGGCGAAGGTGCGGACAGCATGAGCGCTACCGGTAAAGGTACCATCTGTAACATGGGTGCTGAAATCGGCGCTACCTGCTCCGTTTTTGCATACGACACTAAAATGTCCGACTACCTGAAAGGCACTTCCCGCAAAGAAGTAGCTGAACTGGCAGATGGCGTCAGGGAACACCTCCGCCCGGATGAAGCTGTATACAACGATCCTGCTAAGTTCTACGACCAGGTGATCGAAATCAACCTGGATGAACTGGAACCTTATGTAAACGGACCATTCACGCCGGACCTGGCATGGCCTATCTCCAAATTTGCACAGGCAGTAAAGGAAAACAACTGGCCTGAGAAACTGGAAGTAGCCCTGATAGGCTCCTGCACCAACTCTTCCTACGAAGATATCAGCCGTTCTGCCTCCCTGGCAAAACAGGCTATCGATAAAGACCTTCCCGTACATTCCGAATTCACCATCACCCCGGGTTCTGAACTGGTTCGCTTCACCATTGAAAGAGATGGCCTGCTGAAAACCTTTGCTGACTTTGGCGGTGTAGTACTGGCTAACGCCTGCGGTCCCTGTATTGGTCAATGGGCCCGTCATATAGACGATCCTACCCGTAAGAACTCCATCATCACTTCCTTCAACCGTAACTTCGCGAAGAGGAACGATGGTCTGGCTTCTACCCATGCATTCGTAGCTTCTCCTGAGATTGTTACTGCACTGGCTATTGCCGGAGACCTTACTTTCAACCCGCTCACAGATACCCTGAAGAACAGGAAAGGTGAAGATGTGAAACTGGATGAACCTGCAGGTTTTGAACTGCCTCCAAGAGGTTTTGATGTGGAAGACGCCGGTTACCAGGCTCCTGCTGAAGACGGCAGCGGCGTACAGGTGATCGTTTCCCCCACTTCAGACCGTTTACAGTTGCTGGCACCCTTCACTGCATGGGAAGGTACTGATCTGAAAGGACTGAAACTGCTCATCAAGGCAAAAGGTAAATGTACTACAGACCACATCTCCATGGCAGGTCCATGGTTGAAGTTCCGTGGCCACCTGGATAACATTTCCAATAACATGCTCATTGGTGCCGTGAATGGCTTCAACGATAAAACGGATACTGTTAAGAACCAGCTGACTGGTGAATACGGCGCTGTACCTGCTACTGCACGTGCTTACAAAGCTGCGGGCATTGGCTCCATTGTGGTGGGTGATGAAAACTATGGTGAAGGATCCAGCCGCGAGCACGCTGCAATGGAACCACGTCACCTGGGTGTTCGCGCCATCCTCGTGAAATCTTTCGCAAGGATCCACGAAACCAACCTGAAAAAACAAGGTATGCTCGGGTTGACTTTCAATGACAAGGATGATTACGAAAAGATCCAGGAAGATGACAGCATTGATATTGTTGGTCTTACTGAGTTCACGCCTGGCAAACCACTGACGGTTGTTTTAAACCACAAAGATGGTTCTAAGGATGAGATCGTAGTGAACCATACCTACAATGAACAACAAATTGAGTGGTTCAAAGCAGGTGGTGCATTGAATGTGATCAGGGCGCAGTTTGCAGCAGCCGCTAAGAAATAA
- a CDS encoding PspC domain-containing protein — protein MNKIKDFVEWKAFGVCTALGEKLGIATSRIRIFFIYATFLAMGSPLIVYMILAFWMNIKNYIAKARRNPLRYL, from the coding sequence ATGAATAAGATCAAAGACTTTGTTGAATGGAAGGCCTTTGGTGTTTGTACTGCGCTGGGTGAGAAATTGGGCATTGCCACATCACGCATCCGGATATTCTTTATTTATGCCACTTTTTTAGCCATGGGGTCTCCCCTGATCGTTTATATGATCCTGGCTTTCTGGATGAATATCAAGAATTATATCGCCAAGGCACGCCGGAATCCCTTACGCTACCTTTGA
- a CDS encoding TonB-dependent receptor, with amino-acid sequence MKKSITQLYQLPACAGKILQLIKFTAVLLLLFFKVSAAGYSQNTISVSFEKTEVEKAFRFLEKKTGYIFYYSNTEVEKLPRLSLQLTDVPFRQVLDSISGITGLHYAIIDNKMVVFKKNATQVQVQKVNGKVSDEKGNPLPNITVQVKGTGTGTLTNTDGTFSLEVPAGATLVISGIGYIKQEISVEGRTAFDIVLKEDVAGLNEVVVVGYGTQEKHKLTSAVATVSGAELNKRTATNPVSLLQGQLPGLQVTQGSGEPGNENIVLRIRGISTFSGAGNDPLVIVDGLPGSLSVLNPNDIESVSVLKDAASAAIYGSRGANGVIVVKTKKGKGTGFTVQYGYNLGISKATKLPDVITNSAEYMQLSNEARTNSGLAPLYTQQQIDLYQNATDRVKYPNHNWLNDLFRTAYTQNHYLNMSGGRENVNYSLGLGINLQPGVMIGFDYKKYTLDLGLSSRVNKRVTLGTNIQMRYGDRKFPPQGAGDMFLSTLAQSPLYPPRAPDGRWIKRAYSNELGNKNTVAIVGENVITRSADYYAQGNLSLDVDIIDGLKWENRAGMNYNAVKNNDFRPVVPTFFYNDMSPAGLLDVGTPGLSLANTGNVYTVFYSQFTYRKKLGVHNLSALAGYQQEHNKGDQLNASRTQFPTNLLRELNAGPAEGQANSGTSSEWGIRSFYGNVNYDYKDKYLLGASLRYDGTSRLPADNRWGLFYSFSGAWRISEEAFLKDVSWLNDLKIRGSFGELGNQNIGTYPYQPTLDNRPYVFGGTVTNGFAASSLVDPNLTWESTRVLDFGINLTALNNRINITADWFNKYTFDILRSSQVPVWLGLNAPVINNGAVRNKGFEFTVQYNDNIGKDFSYNLNANFQTYKNKLEKFGKKEIGGTTIREEGHELDGYYIYVWDGIFQTADEILKSPKQPVTPTPGDLKIKDVKADGKVDDQDRTYVKGKYPTFQYSFNLGLNWKAFDLSAQFYGSRGQKIYVNGWGIEPFRQGSVPTTDWRNRWTPTNPTNTMPKIYVADGYAPVQNYASTYFLKEASFLRLRNLQLGYTMPVQLISRISMKSLRIYASADNVFTVSKFPGLDPERAGDGNYVTYPQTRTFTLGAMVQF; translated from the coding sequence ATGAAAAAATCAATTACGCAATTGTATCAGTTGCCTGCATGTGCAGGAAAGATCCTGCAACTGATCAAATTCACCGCAGTGCTTTTGTTGCTTTTCTTTAAAGTATCTGCTGCGGGATATTCTCAAAACACAATATCCGTTTCATTTGAAAAAACCGAAGTAGAAAAGGCCTTCCGTTTCCTGGAAAAGAAAACCGGCTATATTTTTTATTACAGCAATACCGAGGTGGAGAAACTGCCCAGGCTGAGCCTTCAGCTGACGGATGTTCCTTTCCGTCAGGTATTGGATTCCATTTCCGGGATCACCGGCCTGCATTATGCCATCATTGATAATAAAATGGTAGTGTTTAAAAAAAACGCTACGCAGGTCCAGGTACAAAAAGTAAATGGTAAAGTATCCGATGAAAAAGGGAATCCATTACCCAATATTACCGTGCAGGTAAAAGGAACCGGTACAGGAACACTCACAAATACAGATGGCACCTTTTCGCTGGAAGTTCCTGCAGGTGCTACCTTGGTGATCTCCGGCATCGGTTACATAAAACAGGAGATCAGTGTGGAGGGCCGCACGGCATTTGATATTGTGCTGAAAGAAGATGTTGCCGGGTTGAATGAAGTAGTGGTAGTAGGTTACGGCACACAGGAAAAACATAAACTCACCAGTGCCGTAGCCACTGTAAGTGGTGCAGAACTGAACAAACGTACTGCTACCAATCCTGTGAGCCTGCTGCAGGGGCAACTGCCCGGCCTGCAGGTAACGCAGGGATCAGGAGAACCCGGTAATGAAAACATTGTATTACGGATCAGGGGTATCAGTACTTTCAGTGGTGCAGGTAATGATCCATTAGTGATTGTAGACGGGTTACCCGGTAGCCTGAGCGTTTTGAACCCCAATGATATTGAATCTGTTTCTGTGCTGAAAGATGCCGCTTCTGCTGCTATCTATGGATCCAGGGGGGCAAATGGTGTGATTGTGGTTAAAACCAAAAAAGGAAAAGGAACCGGCTTTACCGTGCAATACGGATATAACCTGGGCATTTCAAAAGCTACCAAGCTCCCGGATGTGATCACCAATTCCGCGGAATATATGCAACTGTCCAACGAAGCACGTACCAATTCCGGCCTGGCTCCTTTGTACACACAGCAACAGATAGATCTGTATCAGAATGCTACAGACCGGGTAAAATATCCTAACCATAACTGGCTGAATGACCTGTTCCGCACCGCATACACACAGAACCATTACCTGAATATGAGCGGGGGAAGAGAGAATGTCAATTACAGCCTGGGCCTTGGTATTAACCTGCAACCAGGCGTGATGATAGGATTCGACTATAAAAAATATACGCTGGACCTGGGGCTTAGCTCAAGAGTGAATAAAAGGGTTACACTGGGAACAAATATCCAGATGCGGTATGGCGACAGGAAATTCCCCCCGCAGGGTGCCGGGGATATGTTCCTTTCCACACTGGCCCAGTCTCCGCTTTATCCCCCACGCGCGCCTGACGGCAGATGGATTAAGAGAGCATACTCTAATGAATTGGGCAATAAGAACACGGTGGCCATAGTAGGTGAAAATGTGATCACACGCTCAGCAGATTATTATGCACAGGGTAACCTTTCCCTCGATGTGGATATCATAGACGGCTTAAAATGGGAGAACAGGGCAGGTATGAATTACAATGCCGTAAAGAACAACGATTTCAGGCCCGTAGTGCCTACGTTTTTTTATAACGATATGAGCCCCGCAGGGCTGCTGGATGTTGGAACGCCGGGCCTTTCGTTAGCTAATACAGGCAATGTTTATACTGTTTTCTACAGCCAGTTCACTTACAGGAAAAAGCTGGGTGTACACAACCTATCCGCATTAGCCGGTTATCAGCAGGAGCATAATAAAGGCGATCAGCTGAATGCAAGCCGCACACAGTTCCCTACCAACCTGCTGCGGGAATTAAATGCAGGTCCTGCTGAAGGACAGGCCAATAGCGGTACTTCCAGCGAATGGGGCATCCGTTCTTTTTATGGCAATGTGAACTACGATTACAAGGATAAATACCTGCTCGGTGCAAGCCTTCGTTATGATGGTACATCCCGCCTCCCGGCAGACAATCGTTGGGGTTTGTTCTATTCATTTTCCGGAGCATGGCGTATTTCGGAAGAAGCATTCCTGAAAGATGTTTCCTGGTTAAATGATCTGAAGATCAGGGGATCGTTCGGTGAATTAGGTAATCAGAATATTGGCACCTATCCTTATCAGCCTACATTGGATAACCGCCCTTATGTATTTGGCGGAACTGTTACCAACGGCTTTGCTGCCAGCTCACTGGTAGACCCTAACCTTACATGGGAAAGTACCCGGGTACTTGACTTCGGCATTAACCTCACCGCTCTCAATAACCGCATCAATATCACGGCAGACTGGTTCAACAAATATACTTTCGACATTCTCAGAAGTTCACAGGTGCCGGTATGGCTGGGATTAAATGCACCCGTGATCAATAACGGTGCCGTGAGGAATAAAGGATTTGAATTCACTGTTCAGTATAATGATAACATTGGAAAAGATTTTAGTTATAACCTGAATGCAAATTTCCAGACGTATAAAAATAAACTGGAGAAGTTCGGAAAGAAAGAGATCGGCGGCACAACAATAAGGGAAGAAGGGCATGAGCTGGATGGATATTATATCTATGTATGGGATGGGATCTTCCAGACTGCTGATGAGATCCTGAAATCGCCCAAACAACCTGTTACGCCAACACCTGGTGATCTGAAAATAAAGGATGTAAAAGCAGATGGTAAAGTAGATGATCAGGACCGTACGTACGTGAAAGGGAAATACCCCACCTTTCAATATTCTTTCAACCTTGGCCTTAACTGGAAAGCGTTTGACCTGAGTGCACAATTCTATGGCTCCCGCGGACAGAAAATATATGTGAACGGATGGGGGATTGAACCATTCAGGCAGGGATCTGTTCCCACCACAGACTGGCGGAACCGCTGGACGCCCACCAATCCCACCAACACAATGCCTAAGATCTACGTTGCAGATGGTTATGCGCCGGTGCAGAACTATGCATCTACTTATTTCCTGAAAGAGGCATCTTTCCTGCGGCTGCGTAACCTCCAGCTGGGTTATACAATGCCTGTTCAGCTCATTAGCCGGATCAGCATGAAATCGCTCCGGATCTATGCCAGCGCGGATAATGTGTTTACCGTCAGCAAATTCCCCGGGCTGGACCCTGAGCGCGCCGGTGATGGTAACTATGTGACCTACCCGCAAACAAGAACGTTTACGCTGGGTGCGATGGTTCAGTTTTGA
- a CDS encoding IPT/TIG domain-containing protein, whose amino-acid sequence MPNTLQKPAMLLCTLMLFFAACKKPARITPGPNEPVKPELTSFLPVKGMSQTEVKIKGKNFNPAKAMNEVRFGGTLTQVLEATSTELTVTVPAGAATGKITVKVGDQTVTSATDFTVEPETLSIIDFTPKQGPFGTTVTITGRQFGNDITVKINGVIAQLKQRSATSIVFLIPANTSLTSHKIQVTSDGGTVETATNFTVTAPGAYAEWVDLQKEFIPAAVFPFGVSFVHKNKIYWGFTNLTFAEPQADYVVYDPADHAKGWVLQNHPPADMVPSKLIHATAVVHQDRVFFGTGFLQDVTSDWWEFKPETNTATRLTDYPEKTANGISFVLNGNIYAGFGGVNKQLYKFNPAGTGTWQPAVTGTFREMNGAAVAVLGNNAYIGGAIMVAGEARNALFKFTAPNQLVRVNDLPDELAPSVISFVKDNKVYYIAQRNVWEYTPDAAGGAYRAVIGTTTGPVIIHVAEVMVNGVKEIYGWTGSGRLHKFRFR is encoded by the coding sequence ATGCCCAACACACTCCAAAAGCCGGCGATGCTGTTATGCACGCTGATGCTCTTTTTTGCAGCCTGTAAAAAGCCTGCCAGAATTACCCCCGGCCCCAATGAACCGGTTAAGCCTGAATTAACTTCTTTCCTGCCCGTTAAAGGGATGTCCCAGACAGAGGTAAAGATCAAAGGCAAAAACTTCAACCCCGCCAAAGCCATGAACGAAGTGCGTTTTGGAGGAACACTCACACAGGTACTGGAGGCTACTTCCACAGAACTGACGGTAACAGTGCCTGCCGGTGCCGCTACAGGAAAGATCACCGTGAAAGTGGGCGATCAAACGGTGACTTCTGCCACAGATTTCACGGTGGAGCCGGAAACACTCAGTATCATTGACTTCACGCCCAAACAAGGGCCTTTTGGTACCACCGTTACTATCACCGGCAGGCAGTTTGGGAATGATATCACGGTGAAGATCAATGGCGTAATAGCACAACTAAAACAAAGAAGTGCTACTTCCATTGTTTTCCTGATCCCTGCCAACACTTCCCTCACCTCGCATAAGATCCAGGTGACCTCTGATGGCGGCACAGTAGAAACGGCTACGAACTTTACCGTTACAGCCCCCGGCGCTTATGCAGAATGGGTAGACCTTCAGAAGGAATTCATTCCGGCGGCAGTATTTCCTTTCGGGGTATCTTTTGTGCATAAAAATAAGATCTACTGGGGGTTCACTAACCTGACCTTTGCAGAACCGCAGGCGGACTATGTTGTATACGACCCTGCTGATCATGCTAAAGGATGGGTATTACAGAACCATCCACCTGCAGATATGGTGCCGTCAAAACTTATCCATGCCACCGCAGTGGTGCATCAGGACAGAGTATTTTTCGGAACAGGTTTTCTGCAGGATGTTACCAGTGATTGGTGGGAGTTTAAACCCGAAACCAATACAGCCACCAGGTTAACAGACTATCCGGAAAAAACAGCCAACGGTATTTCCTTTGTTTTGAATGGAAATATCTATGCAGGTTTTGGTGGTGTCAATAAGCAGTTGTATAAATTCAACCCGGCAGGAACCGGAACATGGCAACCTGCCGTAACTGGTACTTTCAGAGAAATGAATGGTGCTGCTGTAGCAGTGTTGGGAAATAATGCTTACATCGGAGGAGCTATTATGGTAGCAGGAGAAGCCAGGAATGCCCTGTTCAAATTTACGGCCCCGAACCAATTGGTAAGGGTGAATGATCTGCCGGATGAACTGGCGCCATCCGTTATTTCTTTTGTTAAGGATAACAAGGTCTATTACATCGCACAACGGAATGTGTGGGAATATACCCCGGATGCTGCAGGCGGTGCTTACAGAGCCGTGATCGGAACAACAACGGGCCCTGTGATCATACACGTAGCGGAAGTGATGGTGAATGGGGTGAAGGAGATCTATGGATGGACGGGTTCCGGAAGACTACACAAGTTCAGGTTTAGATAA